The following proteins come from a genomic window of Trifolium pratense cultivar HEN17-A07 linkage group LG4, ARS_RC_1.1, whole genome shotgun sequence:
- the LOC123920057 gene encoding protein argonaute 4-like → MGSQETEDCLPPPPPIVPSDVEPIKIVEPYEHVKRKLPTKVPMARRGLGSKGNKLPLLTNHFKVDVKNTDGYFFQYSVALFYEDGRPVEGKGSGRKILDRVQETYNSELNGKDIAYDGEKTLFTIGSLAQNKLEFTVVLDDVVSNRNNGNCSPDGHGSPNDADRKRLKKSYRSKSYKVEISFASKIPLQAIANALKGHETENYQEAIRVLDIILRQHAAKQGCLLVRQNFFHNDPKNFTDVGGGVLGCRGLHSSFRTTQSGLSLNIDVSTTMIVRPGPVVDFLIANQNVRDPFNLDWNKAKRTLKNLRVTASPSNQEYKITGLSELPCKDQLFTLKKRGGGEDDSEEITVYDYFVNRRKIPLNYSADLPCINVGKPKRPTYVPIELCSLVSLQRYTKALSTLQRSSLVEKSRQKPKERMTVLQDALRTSDYGSEAMLRNCGISITSGFTQVDGRVLQAPRLKFGNGEDFSPRNGRWNFNNKKIVQPVKIEKWAVVNFSARCDVRGLVRDLIKCGGMKGIHVEQPFDVFEENGQFRRAPPLVRVEKMFEYAQSKLPGAPKFLLCLLPERKNSDLYGPWKKKCLADFGIVTQCIAPTRVNDQYLTNVLLKINAKLGGMNSLLGVEHSPSIPIVSKSPTLILGMDVSHGSPGQTEIPSIAAVVSSRQWPMISKYRACVRTQGAKVEMIDNLFKPVDDEIDEGIIRELLIDFYTSSGNRKPDNIIIFRDGVSESQFNQVLNIELSQVIEACKFLDETWNPKFLVIVAQKNHHTKFFQPGSPDNVPPGTVVDNKICHPRNYDFYLCAHAGMIGTSRPTHYHVLLDEIGFSPDDLQELVHSLSYVYQRSTTAISVVAPICYAHLAASQVGQFMKFEDKSETNSSHGGGINASPVPQLPKLNDIVCNSMFFV, encoded by the exons ATGGGTTCCCAAGAGACTGAAGACTGTTTGCCCCCACCACCTCCTATCGTTCCTTCTGATGTGGAGCCAATCAAAATTGTTGAACCATATGAGCATGTCAAAAGGAAGCTTCCTACTAAGGTTCCAATGGCTAGGCGTGGCCTAGGTTCAAAGGGAAACAAACTTCCTTTGCTGACCAATCATTTTAAAGTTGATGTGAAAAACACTGATGGATACTTCTTCCAGTACAGT GTGGCTTTATTTTATGAAGATGGACGCCCTGTTGAAGGCAAAGGTTCTGGTAGGAAGATACTGGACAGAGTTCAAGAGACTTATAATTCTGAGCTGAATGGAAAGGACATTGCCTATGATGGAGAGAAAACTCTCTTCACTATTGGCTCTTTAGCACAGAACAAGCTTGAGTTTACAGTTGTTCTTGATGATGTTGTATCAAACAG GAACAATGGTAACTGCAGCCCTGATGGGCATGGAAGTCCAAATGATGCTGATAGGAAGAGGTTGAAAAAATCCTACAGATCAAAGAGTTACAAAGTTGAGATCAGTTTTGCCTCCAAAATTCCACTGCAGGCCATTGCCAATGCCTTGAAAGGGCATGAAACAGAGAATTATCAAGAAGCCATCAGGGTTCTTGATATTATCTTGAGACAACATGCTGCCAAACA AGGCTGTCTGCTTGTGCGACAAAATTTCTTCCACAATGATCCTAAGAATTTTACTGATGTTGGAGGTGGTGTACTTGGATGCAGAGGGCTGCATTCCAGCTTTAGAACCACACAAAGTGGGCTGTCTTTGAATATAG ATGTGTCCACAACTATGATTGTCCGTCCTGGACCTGTTGTTGATTTCTTAATTGCAAATCAGAATGTTAGGGATCCCTTCAACCTTGACTGGAATAAG GCTAAAAGGACTCTGAAGAATTTGAGGGTTACAGCCAGCCCATCTAACCAGGAGTACAAGATTACTGGGCTGAGTGAATTGCCTTGCAAAGACCAGCT GTTTACACTGAAGAAGAGAGGTGGCGGTGAAGATGATTCTGAAGAGATCACAGTTTACGATTATTTTGTTAACCGCCGAAAGATTCCTTTGAACTACTCTGCTGACCTTCCCTGTATCAATGTTGGAAAGCCTAAGCGCCCTACATATGTCCCAATTGAG CTCTGCTCATTGGTATCCCTCCAACGGTATACCAAAGCCCTTTCCACTCTTCAAAGGTCATCCCTTGTGGAAAAGTCAAGGCAGAAGCCTAAAGAACGGATGACAGTCTTACAAGAT GCATTGAGAACAAGCGACTATGGCTCTGAGGCTATGCTCCGTAACTGTGGCATTTCAATCACCTCTGGGTTCACACAAGTTGATGGGAGGGTTTTGCAGGCTCCAAGG TTGAAGTTTGGCAACGGTGAAGATTTCAGTCCCAGAAATGGGAGATGGAATTTTAATAATAAG AAAATTGTGCAACCTGTTAAAATTGAGAAATGGGCTGTGGTGAACTTTTCTGCTCGTTGTGATGTGCGAGGACTTGTAAGAGATCTGATCAAATGTGGAGGAATGAAAGGAATC CACGTGGAACAACCATTTGATGTATTTGAAGAAAATGGTCAGTTTAGGCGGGCACCGCCTTTGGTAAGAGTTGAGAAGATGTTTGAATATGCTCAGTCCAAACTTCCAGGTGCTCCTAAGTTTCTCCTTTGTCTGCTTCCGGAGAGGAAGAACTCGGATCTTTATG GTCCGTGGAAGAAGAAGTGTCTTGCTGATTTTGGAATTGTTACTCAGTGCATAGCTCCAACTCGAGTAAATGACCAGTATCTGACAAATGTTTTGCTGAAGATAAATGCTAAG CTTGGTGGAATGAATTCTCTGTTGGGTGTTGAACATTCTCCATCTATTCCTATTGTATCAAAATCTCCCACTCTCATTTTGGGCATGGATGTTTCTCATGGTTCACCTGGGCAAACTGAAATTCCTTCAATTGCTGCG GTTGTAAGCTCGAGGCAATGGCCTATGATATCTAAATATAGGGCATGCGTCCGAACTCAGGGTGCGAAGGTGGAAATGATAGACAATTTGTTCAAGCCAGTAGACGACGAGATCGATGAAGGAATTATAAG GGAGCTCTTGATTGATTTCTATACAAGTTCTGGGAACCGAAAACCCGACAACATTATCATTTTCAG GGATGGTGTCAGTGAGTCCCAGTTTAACCAAGTGTTGAACATTGAACTGAGCCAAGTCATTGAG GCATGTAAATTTCTGGATGAAACCTGGAATCCCAAGTTTTTGGTGATTGTTGCCCAGAAGAACCATCACACGAAATTCTTCCAGCCTGGATCCCCAGATAACGTGCCACCTG gaACTGTTGTTGACAACAAAATTTGTCATCCTAGAAATTATGATTTCTATCTGTGTGCACATGCAGGAATGATT GGCACAAGCAGGCCAACACATTATCATGTTCTTTTGGATGAGATTGGCTTTTCCCCAGATGATTTACAGGAGCTTGTGCACTCGCTTTCTTATGT TTATCAGCGGAGCACCACTGCTATCTCTGTTG TTGCTCCTATCTGCTATGCACACTTGGCTGCTTCCCAGGTTGGACAGTTCATGAAGTTTGAGGATAAGTCTGAAACTAACTCCAGCCATGGTGGTGGTATCAATGCCTCCCCTGTCCCTCAGTTGCCCAAGTTGAATGACATTGTCTGCAATTCTATGTTCTTTGTTTGA